One window of the Candidatus Microbacterium colombiense genome contains the following:
- the acs gene encoding acetate--CoA ligase, which produces MSSQIDHLLDENRRFPPSEEFAAQSISSPELYERAGADRETFWAEQSRELLHWHTPFTSVLDWSAPPFAKWFDDGELNVAYNCLDRHVEAGNGDRVALHWEGEPGDSRSITYAELTDEVKRVANVLTDLGIGHGDRVAIYLPMIPEAIASMLAVARLGAIHSVVFGGFSADSLRSRIDDAGAKVVITADGGYRKGRVSALKPAVDQALSDRGDGEQQTVEHVLVVRRGENDVDWVEGRDLWWHEAVPAASAEHTAQPFPSENPLFILYTSGTTGKPKGILHTSGGYLTQAAYSHKYVFDLQPENDVYWCTADIGWITGHTYVTFGPLANGATQVLYEGTPDAPHPGRWWEIIEKYKVSIFYTAPTAIRSFMKIGRSVPKKFDLTSLRLLGSVGEPINPEAWMWYREVIGGNKAPIVDTWWQTETGAIMVSALPGVIATKPGSAQVPLPGISIDVVDEKGDEVGNGNGGLLVVTEPWPSMLRGIWGDPERYKETYWEKFEDQGYYFAGDGARLDDDGDLWLLGRVDDVMNVSGHRLSTAEIESSLVAHEATAEAAVVGASDETTGQAVVAFVIIKESYLAGHDPAGLAQQLRLWVGEQIGAIARPRDVYIVGELPKTRSGKIMRRLLRDVAEGREVGDTTTLADTAVMSIISAQVK; this is translated from the coding sequence ATGAGCAGCCAGATCGATCACCTTCTCGACGAGAACCGCAGGTTCCCCCCGTCCGAGGAGTTCGCCGCCCAGTCCATATCCTCGCCCGAACTGTACGAGCGAGCGGGCGCCGATCGCGAGACGTTCTGGGCAGAGCAGTCCCGTGAGCTCCTGCACTGGCACACGCCGTTCACGTCGGTGCTCGACTGGTCTGCGCCGCCGTTCGCGAAATGGTTCGACGACGGCGAGCTGAACGTCGCGTACAACTGCCTCGACCGCCACGTCGAGGCAGGCAACGGCGATCGCGTTGCTCTGCACTGGGAGGGGGAGCCGGGAGACTCCCGGAGCATCACCTACGCCGAGCTCACCGACGAGGTCAAGCGCGTCGCGAACGTGCTGACCGATCTCGGCATCGGCCACGGAGACCGTGTCGCCATCTACCTGCCCATGATCCCCGAAGCGATCGCCTCAATGCTCGCCGTCGCGCGGCTCGGTGCGATCCACTCCGTCGTGTTCGGCGGCTTCAGTGCCGACAGTCTGCGTTCGCGCATCGACGACGCCGGCGCGAAGGTCGTCATCACCGCGGACGGCGGCTACCGCAAGGGACGCGTCTCGGCCCTGAAGCCCGCGGTCGATCAGGCGCTCTCCGACCGCGGCGACGGGGAGCAGCAGACGGTCGAGCACGTGCTCGTGGTGCGGCGTGGCGAGAACGACGTCGACTGGGTCGAGGGTCGCGACCTCTGGTGGCACGAGGCCGTGCCTGCGGCATCCGCCGAGCACACCGCACAGCCGTTCCCCTCCGAGAACCCGCTCTTCATCCTCTACACCTCCGGAACGACGGGCAAGCCCAAGGGAATCCTGCACACCTCCGGCGGGTATCTGACCCAGGCGGCGTACTCGCACAAATACGTGTTCGACCTCCAGCCCGAGAACGACGTGTACTGGTGCACCGCCGACATCGGCTGGATCACCGGTCACACGTACGTCACCTTCGGCCCGCTGGCCAACGGGGCGACGCAGGTGCTCTACGAGGGCACTCCGGACGCTCCGCACCCGGGTCGGTGGTGGGAGATCATCGAGAAGTACAAGGTGTCGATCTTCTACACCGCACCGACCGCCATCCGCTCGTTCATGAAGATCGGCCGCAGCGTGCCGAAGAAGTTCGATCTGACCTCGCTGCGCCTGCTCGGATCGGTCGGCGAGCCCATCAACCCCGAGGCATGGATGTGGTACCGCGAGGTCATCGGCGGGAACAAGGCCCCGATCGTGGACACCTGGTGGCAGACCGAGACCGGCGCCATCATGGTCTCGGCGCTGCCCGGCGTCATCGCCACCAAGCCGGGCTCGGCGCAGGTGCCCCTCCCCGGGATCTCGATCGACGTCGTGGACGAGAAGGGCGACGAGGTCGGCAACGGCAACGGCGGACTTCTCGTCGTCACCGAACCCTGGCCGAGCATGCTCCGCGGGATCTGGGGCGACCCGGAACGCTACAAGGAGACGTACTGGGAAAAGTTCGAGGACCAGGGGTACTACTTCGCCGGGGACGGCGCCCGCCTGGACGACGACGGCGACCTCTGGCTGCTGGGACGCGTGGATGACGTGATGAACGTCTCAGGTCACCGCCTCTCGACCGCAGAGATCGAGTCGTCGCTCGTGGCGCATGAGGCCACGGCGGAGGCAGCCGTCGTCGGCGCATCGGACGAGACCACCGGGCAGGCGGTCGTCGCCTTCGTCATCATCAAGGAGAGCTACCTCGCCGGCCACGATCCGGCCGGTCTCGCGCAGCAGCTTCGCCTCTGGGTGGGCGAGCAGATCGGCGCGATCGCGCGTCCCCGCGACGTGTACATCGTCGGCGAGTTGCCCAAAACGCGCTCCGGCAAGATCATGCGACGCCTGCTGCGCGACGTCGCGGAGGGCCGCGAGGTGGGCGACACCACGACGCTCGCCGACACGGCCGTGATGAGCATCATCTCCGCCCAGGTCAAGTAG
- a CDS encoding RidA family protein, whose protein sequence is MTVSARLAELGIQLPAVAAPVAAYVPAVSHGGLVYTSGQLPFTDGALPATGKVGGAVSADDAKAYARTCALNALAAAADIAGGVDRIAGVLRLGGFVASVSEFSGQPGVINGASEVLGEIFGDSGRHARAAVGVAVLPLDSPVEVDVVFILV, encoded by the coding sequence ATGACCGTCAGTGCGCGTCTCGCCGAGCTCGGCATCCAGCTCCCCGCCGTCGCCGCACCGGTGGCGGCCTACGTGCCCGCTGTCAGCCACGGCGGTCTGGTCTACACCTCCGGGCAGCTCCCGTTCACCGACGGTGCGCTTCCGGCGACGGGCAAGGTCGGCGGCGCCGTCTCCGCGGATGACGCGAAGGCCTACGCCCGCACCTGTGCGCTGAACGCGCTCGCCGCGGCTGCGGACATCGCCGGTGGCGTCGACCGCATCGCCGGCGTACTGCGGCTGGGCGGCTTCGTGGCATCCGTCTCCGAGTTCTCGGGGCAGCCCGGGGTCATCAACGGCGCCAGCGAGGTGCTCGGCGAGATCTTCGGGGATTCCGGTCGTCACGCCCGCGCGGCGGTCGGCGTCGCCGTCCTCCCCCTGGACAGCCCGGTCGAGGTCGACGTCGTCTTCATCCTCGTCTGA
- a CDS encoding thymidine kinase, whose amino-acid sequence MAKLYFRYGAMNSGKSTALLQAAYNYEERGQHVLLAKPAIDTKGAGEIASRLGVTRVVDFLIAPGDDARALFGGHRERVRRSAEEELLPSGPVDVACLLVDEAQFLTPAQVDDLFRIAVEDGIPVMAYGIRNDFLTHAFPGSARLLAIAHSLEELKTICRCGRKAVFNGRVIGGRFVFDGDQVAIDEGADGSAAPELTTYESLCGTCYLEESGGRLG is encoded by the coding sequence GTGGCCAAGCTCTACTTCCGCTACGGAGCGATGAACTCGGGCAAGTCCACGGCGCTCCTTCAGGCCGCCTACAACTACGAGGAGCGCGGTCAGCATGTGCTGCTCGCGAAGCCGGCGATCGACACCAAGGGCGCCGGTGAGATCGCGAGCCGCCTGGGCGTGACCCGTGTCGTCGACTTCCTGATCGCGCCGGGAGACGATGCGCGCGCACTGTTCGGTGGACATCGCGAACGCGTGCGGCGCTCGGCGGAGGAGGAGCTGCTGCCCAGTGGCCCCGTCGACGTCGCGTGCCTGCTCGTCGACGAGGCCCAGTTCCTCACGCCGGCGCAGGTCGACGACCTCTTCCGGATCGCGGTGGAGGACGGCATCCCGGTCATGGCGTACGGCATCCGCAACGACTTCCTCACGCACGCGTTCCCCGGTTCGGCGCGGCTGCTCGCGATCGCGCACTCGTTGGAGGAGCTCAAGACCATCTGCCGCTGCGGGCGCAAGGCCGTGTTCAACGGTCGCGTGATCGGCGGGCGATTCGTGTTCGACGGCGACCAGGTGGCGATCGACGAGGGAGCGGACGGCTCTGCGGCTCCCGAGCTGACCACGTACGAGTCGCTGTGCGGCACGTGCTACCTCGAGGAGTCCGGCGGACGCCTGGGCTGA
- a CDS encoding FCD domain-containing protein — MSEQPARAWRVVLEHIERDLLEGRLGPGDRLASERELSGDLGVGRSSVREAFRVLEVMGLIRTATGSGPQSGAIVIATPTGGISALLRLQVAAQGFPLDDVVQTRLVLEDAVVSALAASAERDTASAHQLLAAMDADGLTSSEFLTLDAQLHLSLAEASGNTVIAAMMAGLRSSIESYVQAGAATIPEWEAMAQRLRAEHRALVAAIDAADVDGARALVRSHINGYYTAAGLTRAPAPPAPVIHD; from the coding sequence ATGTCGGAGCAACCGGCGCGTGCATGGCGAGTCGTCCTCGAGCACATCGAGCGCGACCTGCTCGAGGGACGCCTGGGCCCGGGCGACCGCCTCGCCTCCGAACGCGAGCTCTCGGGCGACCTCGGAGTCGGGCGCTCGAGTGTGCGTGAGGCATTCCGGGTGCTCGAGGTGATGGGCCTCATCCGCACGGCGACGGGGTCGGGTCCCCAGTCGGGTGCGATCGTGATCGCCACACCGACCGGTGGCATATCGGCGCTGCTGCGGCTGCAGGTGGCTGCGCAGGGATTCCCGCTCGACGACGTCGTGCAGACGCGTCTCGTACTCGAAGACGCCGTCGTGAGCGCACTCGCCGCCTCGGCAGAGCGCGACACGGCATCCGCCCATCAGCTGCTCGCGGCGATGGATGCCGACGGCCTCACGTCCTCGGAGTTCCTCACGCTCGATGCCCAGCTGCATCTCTCGCTCGCCGAGGCGAGCGGCAACACCGTGATCGCGGCGATGATGGCGGGGCTGCGCTCGTCGATCGAGTCGTACGTGCAGGCGGGGGCCGCCACGATCCCGGAGTGGGAGGCGATGGCCCAGCGCCTGCGCGCCGAGCACCGCGCCCTGGTCGCCGCGATCGATGCCGCCGACGTCGATGGCGCTCGTGCGCTCGTGCGCTCGCACATCAACGGCTACTACACCGCGGCGGGGCTCACTCGTGCACCTGCCCCACCCGCACCCGTCATCCACGACTGA
- a CDS encoding DUF1295 domain-containing protein, with product MDALLIVIVVAAIVSAACWLLSLITRDTSWVDRAWSIVPVVYVWIFAGGAFAHGDGSARVVLMGVLATAWGARLTFNFARKGGYTGMEDYRWAILRQRMKPWQFQVFNVLFIIGYQMTLLVLITLPALVAAQHPSALTIWDVIFALVFLGFLVGETVADQQQWAFHQRKKHAGGTLAPGFATEGLFRYSRHPNFFFEQAQWWAFYALGATAAVASGAGVIGGVVNPSIIGAALLTVLFVGSTIFTESITAAKYPAYAEYRRTTSMLLPLPPRASSVASQA from the coding sequence ATGGATGCCCTGCTGATCGTCATCGTCGTCGCAGCCATCGTCAGTGCCGCCTGCTGGCTGCTGTCGTTGATCACGCGTGACACCTCCTGGGTCGATCGCGCCTGGTCGATCGTTCCGGTGGTCTACGTGTGGATCTTCGCCGGCGGAGCCTTCGCCCACGGTGACGGCTCCGCGCGGGTGGTGCTGATGGGCGTGCTCGCGACCGCGTGGGGTGCACGCCTCACGTTCAACTTCGCGCGCAAGGGCGGCTACACCGGCATGGAGGACTACCGGTGGGCGATCCTGCGTCAGCGGATGAAGCCGTGGCAGTTCCAGGTCTTCAACGTGCTGTTCATCATCGGCTACCAGATGACCCTGCTCGTGCTCATCACCCTCCCGGCTCTGGTGGCCGCGCAGCATCCTTCGGCGCTGACGATCTGGGACGTGATCTTCGCCCTCGTCTTCCTCGGCTTCCTGGTCGGCGAGACGGTCGCCGACCAGCAGCAGTGGGCGTTCCATCAGCGCAAGAAGCACGCCGGGGGCACGCTCGCACCGGGCTTCGCGACGGAGGGGCTGTTCCGGTACAGCCGGCACCCGAACTTCTTCTTCGAACAGGCGCAGTGGTGGGCGTTCTACGCGCTGGGTGCGACCGCGGCCGTCGCTTCCGGCGCAGGGGTGATCGGAGGCGTTGTCAATCCGAGCATCATCGGCGCCGCGCTGCTGACGGTGCTGTTCGTCGGATCGACGATCTTCACCGAGTCGATCACCGCAGCGAAGTACCCCGCATACGCCGAGTACCGCCGCACCACGTCGATGCTGCTCCCGCTCCCGCCCCGCGCCTCCTCCGTCGCGTCGCAGGCCTGA
- a CDS encoding transglycosylase domain-containing protein — MPQKNRTVNGVLGGLLGVVGLSAVAGLLVAASVTPVLAMTGVAGTQALTLFDKLPEKLNPVTPMEQSTIYATSPEGKDIVLASFYEQNRIPVKYEQISQVLYDAILSSEDKNFYSHGGVNLGATVSALIDNVKGTSSRGASTISQQFVKNVLIQECEQKVDTASETYTEELQSCWEKATQASGTEGIERKLQEMRYAIQIEKDYSKNDILLGYLNIANFGGTVYGIEAAARYYFSTTSANLTVAQAATLAGIVQNPNTYRIDKPDGTYSDKNGVFYNSAADGYKDTKDRRHYVLGRMLANGKITQAQYDEADASEIVPAIKQPTQGCAAATVNGYFCQYVKSIIENDEAFGDTDQDRRDLLRRGGLKIYTSLDYNIQNAAVTAMKDIVPANYDNDYFGAAGVSIEVGTGRILSMTQNTKFSETITNDQAYSSLVFAGDMTHGDSGGFQVGSTYKLFTLIDWLEKGHSVNEVLNGRVQTNLKIPAACVGGPLVANTKEIGNFGGGGGSTDSVMNFTRNSLNSGYFAMASKLDICDINKVADRMGVTLAKGGKVTDDNYAYDVLGPKNISPIAMAGAYATVASGGTYCTPRAIDRVVGPDGDERELPASSCTKGVISPEVAATAAYALKGVMDGGTGRDANPYDGTPLIGKTGTHDRWSTMMIESSTEVTTAVWAGRWKGQSDIYQKWAGNYQLNTMRYPLAKAAQAAANAAYGGKAFPQPDSKLTRRVLANVPNVVGMTIDEATTALQNAGFTVSVGDPVDSDKAANIVVAQDPSGQTAGGGTVTISPSNGQGATVPDVKGQDPTAAGAALVGAGFTSVDFAGACSAPGATVSATNPPGGTAANKSTKISVAC, encoded by the coding sequence ATGCCTCAAAAGAATCGCACGGTGAACGGCGTGCTCGGCGGCCTCCTCGGGGTCGTCGGTCTCAGCGCCGTCGCCGGTCTCCTGGTCGCAGCCAGCGTCACGCCCGTCCTCGCGATGACGGGCGTCGCCGGCACCCAGGCACTCACGCTGTTCGACAAGCTCCCGGAGAAGCTCAACCCGGTGACGCCGATGGAGCAGTCGACCATCTACGCGACCTCGCCTGAGGGTAAGGACATCGTTCTCGCCTCGTTCTACGAGCAGAACCGCATCCCGGTGAAGTACGAGCAGATCTCGCAGGTGCTCTACGACGCGATCCTCTCCAGTGAGGACAAGAACTTCTACAGTCACGGCGGGGTCAACCTCGGCGCGACCGTCAGCGCCCTGATCGACAACGTCAAGGGCACCTCCAGCCGAGGCGCCTCCACGATCAGCCAGCAGTTCGTCAAGAACGTGCTGATCCAGGAGTGCGAGCAGAAGGTCGACACGGCCTCCGAGACGTACACCGAGGAGCTGCAGTCCTGTTGGGAGAAGGCGACCCAGGCATCGGGCACGGAGGGCATCGAGCGCAAGCTCCAGGAGATGCGCTACGCGATCCAGATCGAGAAGGACTACTCGAAGAACGACATCCTGCTCGGCTACCTCAACATCGCGAACTTCGGTGGCACCGTCTACGGCATCGAGGCCGCAGCGCGGTATTACTTCTCGACGACCTCGGCCAATCTGACGGTCGCGCAGGCGGCGACGCTGGCCGGCATCGTGCAGAACCCGAACACGTACCGCATCGACAAGCCTGACGGCACGTACAGCGACAAGAACGGCGTCTTCTACAACAGCGCCGCAGACGGCTACAAGGACACGAAGGATCGTCGTCACTACGTTCTCGGGCGCATGCTCGCGAACGGCAAGATCACCCAGGCGCAGTACGACGAGGCGGACGCCTCCGAGATCGTGCCGGCGATCAAGCAGCCGACACAGGGCTGCGCGGCGGCGACCGTCAACGGCTACTTCTGCCAGTACGTGAAGTCGATCATCGAGAACGACGAGGCGTTCGGCGACACGGATCAGGATCGGCGAGACCTGCTGCGTCGCGGCGGTCTGAAGATCTACACCTCGCTGGACTACAACATCCAGAATGCGGCGGTCACCGCGATGAAGGACATCGTGCCCGCCAACTACGACAACGACTACTTCGGCGCTGCCGGCGTCTCGATCGAGGTCGGCACCGGCCGCATCCTCTCGATGACCCAGAACACGAAGTTCAGCGAGACGATCACCAACGATCAGGCCTATTCCTCGCTGGTGTTCGCCGGCGACATGACCCACGGCGACTCGGGCGGATTCCAGGTCGGCTCGACCTACAAGCTCTTCACCCTGATCGACTGGCTCGAGAAGGGGCACTCGGTCAACGAGGTCCTGAACGGGCGCGTGCAGACGAATCTGAAGATCCCCGCAGCCTGTGTGGGCGGCCCCCTGGTCGCGAACACCAAGGAGATCGGCAACTTCGGCGGCGGCGGCGGCTCCACCGACTCCGTCATGAACTTCACGCGGAACTCGCTGAACAGCGGGTACTTCGCGATGGCGTCGAAGCTCGACATCTGCGACATCAACAAGGTCGCCGACCGCATGGGCGTCACCCTGGCCAAGGGTGGCAAGGTCACGGACGACAACTACGCGTACGACGTGCTCGGCCCGAAGAACATCTCGCCGATCGCCATGGCCGGCGCGTACGCGACCGTCGCCAGCGGCGGCACCTACTGCACCCCGCGTGCGATCGACCGCGTCGTCGGCCCCGACGGCGACGAGCGCGAGCTTCCCGCCTCGTCGTGCACCAAGGGCGTCATCTCACCCGAGGTCGCTGCGACCGCCGCGTACGCGCTGAAGGGCGTCATGGACGGCGGAACGGGCCGCGACGCCAACCCGTACGACGGCACCCCGCTGATCGGCAAGACGGGTACGCACGACCGCTGGTCGACGATGATGATCGAGTCCAGCACCGAGGTCACCACGGCGGTGTGGGCCGGGCGCTGGAAGGGCCAGTCCGACATCTACCAGAAGTGGGCCGGCAACTACCAGCTCAACACGATGCGCTACCCGCTCGCGAAGGCGGCACAGGCCGCAGCCAACGCCGCCTACGGTGGAAAAGCCTTCCCGCAGCCGGACTCCAAGCTGACCCGTCGCGTCCTGGCCAACGTGCCGAACGTGGTCGGGATGACGATCGACGAGGCGACAACGGCACTGCAGAATGCCGGCTTCACGGTGTCGGTCGGCGACCCCGTCGACAGCGACAAAGCGGCGAACATCGTCGTGGCGCAGGACCCCTCCGGTCAGACCGCGGGCGGCGGCACCGTCACGATCTCGCCGAGCAACGGGCAAGGCGCGACCGTGCCCGATGTGAAGGGGCAGGACCCGACCGCGGCCGGAGCGGCGCTCGTCGGCGCCGGATTCACCTCGGTCGACTTCGCCGGCGCCTGCAGTGCGCCAGGAGCAACCGTCTCGGCCACGAATCCTCCGGGCGGCACGGCTGCGAACAAATCCACGAAGATCTCGGTGGCCTGTTGA
- a CDS encoding alpha-hydroxy acid oxidase produces the protein MVQRQVPNPAELLDLMKFKKPELNGRKRRLDGALTIDDLRTIAKRRTPKAAFDYTDGAAEGELSLTRARQAFQDVEFHPGILRPAPDVDTSVDILGGPSALPFGIAPTGFTRLMQTEGEVAGAGAAAAAGIPFTLSTLGTTSIEGVRAANPHGRNWFQLYVMRDREISYELTRRAAAAGFDTLQFTVDTPVAGARLRDKRNGFSIPPQLTLGTIINAIPRPWWWYDFLTTPKLEFASLSTTGGTVGELLDAAMDPTISYDDLAVIRDIWPGKILIKGVQNVEDSVRLRDAGVDGIVLSNHGGRQLDRAPIPFHLLPEVRRAVGDDFTVMIDTGIMNGADIVAATALGADFTLIGRAYLYGLMAGGRQGVDRTIEILRSEIERTMRLLGVSSLAELEPGHVTQLTRLVPVARAASEARTR, from the coding sequence ATGGTCCAGCGCCAGGTTCCCAACCCCGCCGAACTCCTCGACCTGATGAAGTTCAAGAAACCCGAACTGAACGGCCGCAAGCGCCGTCTCGACGGGGCGCTCACGATCGATGATCTGCGCACGATCGCGAAGCGCCGCACGCCCAAGGCGGCCTTCGACTACACCGACGGCGCGGCCGAGGGCGAGCTGTCGTTGACGCGCGCACGCCAAGCCTTCCAGGACGTCGAGTTCCACCCCGGCATCCTGCGCCCCGCGCCCGACGTCGACACGAGCGTCGACATCCTCGGCGGTCCGTCGGCTCTGCCGTTCGGCATCGCGCCGACCGGGTTCACCCGGCTGATGCAGACCGAGGGCGAGGTCGCGGGCGCCGGTGCGGCGGCCGCCGCGGGAATCCCGTTCACGCTCTCGACCCTCGGGACGACGTCGATCGAGGGCGTGCGGGCCGCGAACCCGCACGGCCGCAACTGGTTCCAGCTGTACGTGATGCGCGACCGCGAGATCTCCTACGAGCTCACCAGGCGCGCCGCAGCGGCCGGCTTCGACACGCTGCAGTTCACGGTCGACACCCCGGTCGCGGGAGCGCGTCTGCGTGACAAGCGCAACGGCTTCAGCATCCCGCCGCAGCTCACCCTCGGCACGATCATCAACGCGATCCCGCGGCCCTGGTGGTGGTACGACTTCCTCACCACCCCCAAGCTCGAGTTCGCGTCGCTCAGCACGACCGGCGGCACGGTGGGGGAGCTGCTGGATGCCGCGATGGATCCGACGATCAGCTACGACGACCTCGCGGTCATCCGCGACATCTGGCCGGGCAAGATCCTGATCAAGGGCGTGCAGAACGTCGAGGACTCGGTGCGCCTGCGTGACGCCGGCGTCGACGGCATCGTGCTGTCGAACCACGGCGGTCGCCAGCTCGACCGCGCACCGATCCCGTTCCACCTGCTGCCAGAGGTGCGCCGGGCGGTGGGAGACGACTTCACCGTGATGATCGACACGGGCATCATGAACGGTGCCGACATCGTCGCCGCCACCGCCCTCGGCGCGGACTTCACCCTCATCGGCCGTGCGTACCTCTACGGTCTGATGGCAGGCGGGCGTCAGGGGGTCGATCGCACGATCGAGATCCTGCGCAGCGAGATCGAACGCACGATGCGGCTGCTCGGTGTCTCCTCGCTCGCTGAACTGGAGCCGGGGCACGTCACGCAGCTCACGCGTCTGGTTCCGGTCGCCCGGGCCGCGTCCGAGGCGCGGACGCGCTGA
- a CDS encoding metallophosphoesterase, with protein MIRPRSSAHPALIALGAVGAAGVAAAVWGIGIERYLFTVREVSAQALAPGSAPLRVLHLSDAHMAPWQHRKQDWLASLAQLQPDLIVNTGDNLGHRDGLDGIRRAFDPFAGIPGVFVHGSNDINGPAPRNPLRYFSGPSKRHREPTFLDTEAMDRYFTDDLGWTDLNNTAARLTVAGNTIDTFGVSDAHRNWDRLEDLPAAIGALGDRDPATSVLGVTHAPYQRVLNRFTDLGADAVFGGHTHGGQVCIPGFGAIVANCDIPLKQAKGLSTWSHGGRRVPLNVSAGCGHSIYAPVRFACRPEATLLTLTARD; from the coding sequence TTGATCCGTCCACGGTCGTCGGCACATCCGGCCCTCATCGCGCTCGGCGCGGTGGGGGCCGCTGGCGTCGCCGCCGCCGTCTGGGGAATCGGCATCGAGCGCTATCTGTTCACGGTGCGTGAGGTCTCCGCACAGGCGCTCGCCCCCGGCTCTGCCCCGCTGCGCGTGCTGCACCTGTCCGACGCGCACATGGCGCCGTGGCAGCACCGCAAGCAGGACTGGTTGGCGTCGCTCGCTCAGCTGCAACCCGACCTGATCGTCAACACCGGGGACAACCTCGGGCACCGCGACGGTCTCGACGGCATCCGTCGTGCGTTCGATCCCTTCGCCGGGATCCCGGGGGTCTTCGTCCACGGATCGAACGACATCAACGGTCCGGCGCCTCGCAATCCGCTGCGCTACTTCTCCGGTCCGTCGAAGCGGCACCGTGAACCCACCTTCCTCGACACCGAGGCGATGGATCGCTACTTCACGGATGACCTCGGATGGACGGACCTCAACAACACGGCCGCCCGCCTCACCGTCGCCGGCAACACGATCGACACGTTCGGGGTCAGCGACGCGCACCGCAACTGGGATCGACTCGAAGACCTCCCCGCCGCGATCGGCGCACTCGGAGATCGCGATCCGGCCACGTCCGTGCTCGGCGTCACGCATGCCCCGTACCAGCGCGTGTTGAACAGGTTCACGGATCTGGGCGCGGATGCCGTGTTCGGTGGGCATACGCACGGCGGACAGGTCTGCATCCCCGGGTTCGGTGCGATCGTGGCGAACTGCGACATCCCGCTCAAGCAGGCGAAGGGGCTGAGCACGTGGTCGCATGGCGGACGGCGCGTACCGCTCAACGTCAGCGCCGGTTGCGGGCACTCGATCTACGCGCCCGTCCGCTTCGCATGCCGCCCCGAGGCGACGCTTCTCACACTGACCGCGCGCGACTGA
- a CDS encoding HAD-IIB family hydrolase, translated as MTTPALVAFDLDDTLAPSKGAIDPRIAALLRALLRTVDVAIISGGNETQFRTQVIAHLGATDAADLARLHLLPTCGTRYLRHDGAGFEPVYAHDLSDEQKTAALTALREEAERLDLWESEPWGDILEDRGSQITFSALGQRAPRNAKHDWDPSGAKRAALRDAVAARLPGLEVRSGGSTSIDITQAGIDKAFGMRELAERTGIPLTSMLFYGDRLDEGGNDYPVLAIGVPSVAVDGWEDTADKLDALLLTL; from the coding sequence ATGACCACGCCTGCCCTCGTCGCCTTCGACCTCGATGACACCCTCGCCCCCTCCAAAGGCGCGATCGACCCGCGCATCGCCGCCCTGCTGCGGGCGCTGCTGCGCACCGTCGACGTCGCGATCATCTCGGGGGGCAACGAAACGCAGTTCCGCACCCAGGTGATCGCCCACCTCGGCGCGACGGATGCCGCCGACCTCGCCCGCCTGCACCTGCTGCCCACCTGCGGCACGCGCTACCTGCGGCACGACGGCGCGGGCTTCGAGCCCGTGTACGCGCACGATCTCAGCGACGAGCAGAAGACCGCCGCCCTCACCGCCCTGCGCGAAGAGGCAGAGCGACTCGACCTCTGGGAGAGCGAACCCTGGGGCGACATCCTCGAGGATCGCGGCTCGCAGATCACGTTCTCCGCGCTCGGCCAGCGCGCACCGCGGAACGCGAAGCACGACTGGGATCCGAGCGGTGCCAAGCGTGCTGCGCTGCGCGATGCGGTCGCTGCCCGTCTTCCGGGCCTCGAGGTGCGATCGGGCGGCTCGACGTCGATCGACATCACCCAGGCCGGCATCGACAAGGCCTTCGGCATGCGGGAGCTCGCCGAACGTACCGGCATCCCGCTCACCTCGATGCTGTTCTACGGTGACCGTCTCGATGAGGGCGGCAACGACTATCCGGTGCTCGCGATCGGCGTGCCCTCCGTCGCGGTCGACGGGTGGGAAGACACCGCCGACAAGCTTGACGCCCTGCTGCTGACGCTCTGA
- a CDS encoding VanZ family protein, whose amino-acid sequence MSPLLPTPRRSTRVWAIAIAIPFFGALALLTLTPARVERSMPNLLDLVLGGAHRLGWESLDFTRLEIIANVLVFVPVGVLAFLLLPRVAWPLALLIGPGISGIIEVAQRVALPHRAATISDLIANSVGATAGVLLAVVCTLLFAPRAAQHPSPTLESS is encoded by the coding sequence ATGAGCCCGCTGCTCCCCACCCCTCGACGCTCGACACGCGTCTGGGCGATCGCCATAGCAATCCCGTTCTTCGGCGCTCTCGCCCTGCTCACGCTCACCCCGGCCCGCGTCGAGCGCTCGATGCCCAACCTGCTCGATCTCGTGCTCGGCGGCGCCCATCGCCTCGGCTGGGAATCGCTCGACTTCACCCGTCTCGAGATCATCGCCAACGTGCTCGTCTTCGTTCCCGTCGGCGTGCTGGCCTTCCTGCTCCTCCCCCGCGTCGCGTGGCCGCTCGCGCTGCTGATCGGACCGGGGATCTCCGGGATCATCGAGGTCGCTCAGCGTGTGGCGCTGCCGCATCGCGCGGCGACCATCAGCGACCTCATCGCGAATTCGGTCGGCGCCACCGCCGGCGTGCTGCTCGCGGTCGTGTGCACGCTGCTGTTCGCCCCACGCGCCGCACAGCATCCATCTCCTACGCTGGAATCATCATGA